cccacgcatgtggtacagctcagtcatatatatatatataactgcaatatatatatatatatatatatatatatatatatatataatatatatatattatatatatattatatatatatatatatatattatatatatatatatatataactgcaatatatatatatatatattgctaaaaaaaaaatatatatatatagtgttCACAAGTACAACTGTTTCTTTCAACTTGTTATCTCTGGAAAATATTTACATGTGGTTGGCTGATTACAAGTACTTAAAACTGAAAGTATTCCTGGATTGTAGGTGGTTCCAAATCAAAATGAGTGCTAGTGCTGGAGCCATAAAAGCAGGTATGGGCATTTCTTAACAAAGCACATGCTGAATACATTGTACCCACTGGGCTGAGTCCAATTTTCAGATTTCTTTTGAAGtctaagaaactaaaataagaTGTTATGTCATTAAACACCCACTCCACTGCAGACCTCACTGTGCTCATGGAGGAATTGAATGCCTCCTCATCTGCTCTAAGGTGTCCTCTCTTAAAAGGGACCTGAAGATGCACTCTCAAAGGGTAAGCTGGGTCCCCATAAATGCAAAGGGGGCGACCTGTTTGATTAAAGGAGTATTGCTCCAGCTGGCCAAGCAGTCCTGACATCCTCAACATGGCTGAGTCATGTCTTTTCCCTTCTGTTAACAAAACCAAACGATTTTAATATTTAtatgaaataattgttttaacaTAATTTTCACAAGACAAATGCAATCACGTTTGAAACAAGTTTGCACATGCAAGGTTTGGGGGAGCAGATAgcacagtggtgagagcgcTTAACTCCCACTAATGTGGTCTGCCTTGAAATCCTGGATGATATCATATTTGGGTTgagattttttattttctacTCTCAGATTTTTCTCCAGGTATGCTGGTTTTCCcctttcctcaaaaaccaacatttcatttgaGTTGGCTTGATTTTAAATTAGTGTTCCAGTGCTAATTCAATTCATTCACACttaaaaaaacaatattcatATAACAAAAAAGCGATGGGTAAGATTATTTCCAGGTTAAGGCAAGGCATTTGCAAGACTTGAAAGTGGATATCGTGACAGAACATAATATATTTCATGCTTGGtaattatatttatataataacccaaataattctcgcattctaattggttctcgcctatgatctattacaggacagacgcacagatgacgacagcccttgattcaagttttttttaattttttgaattttgaatttaaaccaatcacaattctgtgctaagcatagcaaccaatcagttcagCTTCATTTCTTAtcgacataagatcacgtcagtgccaTTTTCGTGtgtgtcaaagtggcgaaatttgaaataatttttgtccgtgtattttaatttttttattatataaaacaaatagattccatgttgccgtgcatctgttcagtaatagaccacagaggacgtcaaaatgtggtaagaacatcagtgacacactcggctgcacctcgtgtaccacttttttgttcttaccacattttgttgtcatctgtgatctattactgaacagacgcacggcaacatggaatctatttgttaaactgAACAAAATATCACGTTTCTGATTAATCAATGTCGAATTCATAAATTGGTTTAATAGAGTGCAATACGGACGTTGCTATGGAAACAAGGCGATGAATAATTCTATTccatatataataaataaaaataatcacttaAAAGTGAGTGCTTTTCGTAATTTATGGTCACTAGTGGTGTTTTGAAACTTTAGAAATATCAGAACATCACTCGTGCCCATAAATCTCAAATGCACTCGCGTTCATACGATTTCCTTTACATTAAAATGGTACGAGCTTACCTACAGGACCAAACAAATTAGCAATCATGCCATTCGGGGCCACAACTGATTGGAATTTCAATCCATGAACCCTTTTGTGGCCATTGAACATTAAACGCTGGTGTTCTCCTGGACGGCATATGGGTCTGACCGTACCATCGACGAACCCCCAGCAGTTGTCCAAGGCTGCGCCTTTCTGGTGGATTACCAACGCGAACTCTTCCAGGTGATGCGGCTGCAACCAGGGCTGGTTGAGATCTTTTAGGAGATGCCCCTGCGTCTCAACGACGTGTTTGGTTACTTCCGTTAAAATAAGGCTGATTTCTGGAACCGAGCGACCGAAACGAGGAACCATGTCACTCAGGCGGCATGGATAAGCAAATCTCTTCAGAAGCATAAGAAGTCCTTCCTCTCCTGAAGCCACGGTTCCATTCGGACAGGTGAATTTTTGGGGTATTCTGAGAGCTTGACGGAGAAGATCTATCTCGGAAGGGGCAAACCTGAATTCAGCTCTCACCTCCGCTTCCGACATGTCACTCAGTTGAACATCAATTGTCTCAAATTTCCAGTATGGGAACGGTGGATTTTTCCTCGTAAGGTCACCAAAAATGCTTATGACTTGCTCTTCATCCAGGACATCGTCGAGACAAAGCATCAAAGATGCTGCtaacatatttttctttgaaaacattGTGCACGAACCTCAAAAAAACGCTAAACTATGAAaactcgtcctcgtcctcgtaaTGTTTACAATCTAAATGTTGCTATTTTGACGCGTACCACTTCGAGGACAAGTTTGAAGTGCCAGTGCGCGCGCGGCCAAAACTGGTCCTGGTCCTGGTCCTGGTTCTCggatctaaaggtctctaatgACAGCATCAAGGAAACCAAGCAAGCTAATTTCATTTACAGAGGTAGAAGAACAGGAGAAACTGGTCGGTCTGATTACCAGAAAAGAGTGCTAAACCAGCAGTTCTGTCATGAGTGGGCCACCgttgaaaacagagaaaagaaaggttGCAGCTATTCCTCAGACTTCAAAGTCTAGAAATGTGAGACTGCAGAATTGCCATGCACCTGAAGACGAAAAAAATGGTATTAACAAACAAAGCATAAACAGTCTTAAAATtagaataaacaaaaattaGGATAAACAAAAGTTCATATATGCCGACTACTCAGAATTTCTTTTGCAGCACATtccttttcaagaaaattcgAAGAATTTAAAGCTGGATGAATCGTCTATCAACGCATCACAGTCTACCATTGAAAGTGAGGTAGGCAACTATGAAATTAATTTCAGGCAAATGCACCTGTACAATATTTGGTACATCTTCAAAGTTTAGAGACATATAGACACGGCAAAAGTTAAACCTAAGTAGAACAAAAGTAAACGTGTATAAACGGATCTTCGCTAGTTCAGAAAATAACAAgttaaatgaatttttattttttttctagatGCATACTTGGAACTTTAGAATTAACTTACAGCGATTAAAAATATAATCTTCACATGAAGCCCACCTTCATTATTTCAGGCAACAGATGCAAATCACGGTGTTAAAAGTGGTGTTTTCAGTCGTTCACTGTCTTCTCCAAGGCCTCATAATGAATCCATTTTAAATGAGAtaagttttttgaaaaaaagatttCTTCTGTCAGCGAAATCAGGCTTTCAGGCCGCAAGTACAAAGGAAATCACAATCCAGACAGCAACCAAGTTCACTTACACAGCAAATCACGGAGAAGTAAATAATTCTGCTCACTTGAACAGTGTCACGTCAATTCCTGAGGGCCTAAACGTTAAAAGATCAGATCCACGAGTATCCCACGAGATGTTTACCCTGAAAGTAAACACAAGCAAGTCAGAACAGCCGGGCGCGTTTGTTATTGAACACCAAACAGAAAAATCAGCTGTCCTTCGGAAGAAAGTTGTAATTCCTTTTCCATCAGTCTTAGGATTAGAActtgatgaaagaaaaatatctctggATACTTCCGAATAACCACAAATGTTTTACCAAAGGAAAAATGAACCTCGAGTAAACTCGACGTGgtcagaacattttgaaaatttcaaccctgCAGGTTCCAGTTTGTCATCAGCAACCAACAAAACTAGAGTGCAAATTCAATTGCAGCAACCAAACGAAAGCTTCTCCACATTACTCAACTCAGATGGAAATCTTAAAAAAGCAGCTGAAGCGGGAATTCGGGAATTCAAGTGAGAAAATGCTGGAGCCAGAGGCATACTTATTTCCAGTTGCCAAAGACGCGACGTTAGTTCGCGCAGCACAGCTCGCCGTGTAGGAACTACTAAAACGACCAAAGCCAAAGAATGTCTAGTGTTCCAGTTAGCCATGTcgacaaagaagaataaaattgaaaaactgaataaaagCGACAGTAGACATTCACGAACGctgtctttttccttttccgGTTTTTCAATAAGCTATCCAAGTACCTTTCAGCTAATAAAACACGTTCGGCGAACGTAATTCGACATCTTCGAATGGCTTCAGGTCAGACAAAGCGCAGATAAGTCTAAACACTGACGTCGGCACAAAGTCATTACGCGTTCGAAAACACGCATCATACGCGAAACGCTCTCGAACAAATGGACCCCTTTCTATGTTTGCGAGTCGAAAGCTGATTTGGTTAAATTTGACGAGCTGTCAAATAGAGACGCATTTACAGAACTTTCGCGCCcagaatgcgcatgctcaaaagtgACGACACAGCCAATTTAACCTCTGATTGGATGAAAAAGTAGCGCCAAAAAAGCGCGAAAATTATGCCAATAACATTTCATGGGTTGATGTGGGACCGCCGAGTCTTTAGACACTAAGAAAGAGGTGTGGTTGTACGAAATTGGCAACGCATGTGaattttcttgaagttttggGCATTTTCAGGCAACTAAAGATCACGCATTGTTCGGCGCTTCGGATATTTCAGGGAGCTTCCAAACACGTAACGAAATTTCGACAGTCACAGGTAATTTAATCGAGTGAACACATCGGCCTTTGCTATTTTAATGACATGCATATCAGTAGAGAAAAGCATTGTCTTTCATTTAAACTCGTAGAAACGATTTTACGAACCAGCATGTATTTAAGTCGCAATGCCAAAAGAATCAGTGGCTTTGTTACTGTATCAATTGCGATTTCTAGCTCTGGTCAAGGCTCAGGGTTGAAACAAGCACAATCCGCATCGACGGAATTCTACGGAAAAAATCACTATTATTTAGAAACTTCGTGATTACCACAATGTAAAGTGCATTAAGTGACAGCAAATAGGTACTAATAATTTCTATTTCTTGCCAACACTGACATGATTATGAGCTCCTTAACAGCATTAAACTAATGCCTTACATTTATATCCATTTTGCTTTTAGAGATGAAGATGAATTTGACTACTGTAGTGGATTCACTACTTTCTATATTTCAAAAAGAGGACCAATCCATAGAAAACATTACCATTATCGTTATTGGAGGAATGCCAAccatcattttccttttttgtacgtTGGCAATCTGTGTTGCAATTTGCAATATGGGGGTCTTCTTTGAGGATCTGCTCAATTCATGGAGAGGTAAGGAAAAAGGTTAAGAAAggttggaaataaaaaaattaatgtctaaaCAACTGAAATAGAGGTTGATCTTGTAAGCTCCAAACTACTAAAAATCGGAAACTGACTATCAttcatattttctctttttcttttatatcCACTAAGTGTTCATAATGATTATTGAAGTTTAATTCATAGGTAGGGCCCTTGTGAAAATACATGACACTGCACCTTAAACAACTAGTAAACTAGAGGAAGTTCAATGATTTTAGTAGTTTCTAATGTGCATCTCATCTAAATAAACACTTAAAACAACACTTAATACCTAATACCTGATAAAGGGAAGTGAATATTAATGGTCAACTATATTCATCTGGGAGTAAAAGGTTAGAGTTCTTATGTGTAAGTTGAATCATCAAATTATATACAAAGGATATTCTAACAGGAATCTTAGATGATTGAACTCACATTTTCTAGAAGCCATCAAAAGAATGTCTACTGAGAAGTGTTAAAAAGcttaagataattttttttttcctactgagggttttccttttttgtttttttttcctcactgAGGAGTCATGCAAAAACCTAAAGTCACAATGAACAGCAAGGTACtgtcaaacaataataatagtaataattattactaactTTTAAAAGAGAATTAGTAACATATTTAactgtataattaacaataattattccatgagcacgccttggatatgagatgacaGATAGCCCAAAAAGTGCGTAGCgctgagttggctataatcatctcctatcaaacaagcgcgagtggaataatttttttcttagaaatgcccccaagatattagacaaatcttcttgactttattttgtgagaagaaaccggatgttacaatgtacagataattttgtaaattgtctcaacttgcattgttttgctttgactaactcggatgcttaaattgtcaagaAAAAGTTTTCAAGATTTTGCCTTGAAATATTTCcacgccatactttgtggctttctttatgctcgctggtgttgcgttttctaatagttcagtgacttccttttcattcaactccggtgcaaaGTGATTTTCGCCGACTGCCATTGTCtgttgagggaaaatttttttagctcctttttcaatttaAGCTGTGCGTaggcttaccatatttgtagattatgctatattggctcatattccataatggctaagccattaaaaagtcttgaattgcattatccaatgatccagtttttaataatctAGGATATACTACCTGTTTCCTTTAGACTGTTACTTGACAAAAATATTGACAACATCTGTACTTTGTTTATTAACTTTGCCACATCAGTTTCCAATAATTACATGCACTAGAAAACTAAATGATTACATGAAGTTAAAACAGTTGGTGCCCCTTCATTATAAGAACTAGATTGCAATAGTGACAAGACAATGTTGAAATATAATACAAAAGTGAAGAATTAGATACTTAATGTATGTATTGATACTTGGGTGGAACTATTTTCTAGTTTAGAAGTTATTGGCATGTACAAGTTTATTATAAACATAACTGAAAATagagaatgaagaaaataatctaaTGAAAGTTACACTAATAACTACACAGAAGTCCTTGTTCAAACCTTAAAGTTATTATAAGTTTGATCTCAATAAATATGTTTAttacaaaattttaatattGGGTAACATTTCAGTTCACGCTtaaattatcataaattttTTGATGGTTTAGTACAACTTGATTAGGGGATATAATTGCAAATATATTTACCACTAATGGCAAAAGTTCCTCATGTTTGTTTATCTGGGTCATAATATTCAAGTTTCTGCTAAGTTCATTGCAAACATATTAACTTCTGTGCTACCACGAGTACTTGATGTCCAAAAATTGATTAACATGCGATCAATGGAACTCTATGAAGATGACATAACCTAGGTTCGTTCTGACTTTATCATGTTAAGACCTCTTCAAGTTTGTCCAGAAATTATATATAAGAAAATGTGATAGTTTATAGATAACATCAGTGATCATATCCATATTGTCCAATCCTAATATTTTCAATGCAATTACTTTTGAGGTCATACATAATGCAGAATAAGTAATTTGGTTAATGTAGAGACCAACTCTGCCTATTGATAGTGGATGACTATCACAAATTAACAAGTATTTGGGAATCTGAAAATGATTTATCTGTTCCTGAGGTGAACCACGTTTCAGAGCATCAAACTGTACCAAAAGTGAACGGAAATGAATCTAGAAAATCACACATCTCCTGAAAATGCAAGCTAAGGCTACTAACATTAAGATGAATGGCATAGAATTCATAGGTCTCACAACCGAAAATAAATCATCCAGTTCTCACATTATATGAATTCCATGGTCATTGAATGATTGTAGATTTAAATTAGAAtcttaagaattaatttttattaatttacagcaaggaaaagaagaaataaaacttaAAAAGTGTGTAAATCAAGATTGACACAAATTGCCATGAATATGTAATTTACCATGGTGAGATTTCTCAGTTGTTTCTTAGCTAAACGGTCttctgaaataaattttcaGAAATTCTCACGTGTTTCCTCTTTCCTATAAATGATTGCTACTGCTACACGTCCAGGCCCGTATCAAAACCCTGGCAAGAACCATGTTCCTTTCTGACTCCAGTCCTAGGTGCATTCTCCATGGCTGACCGGATATGCAGTTGTCTCTGTTATGTTGACAAATCGTAGATGAAAGTCCCTCGAATATCTTTTCAGGGAAACCAGCCTCTCGTACAAGTTCAAATTATTGACACATGTGTAGTATTTCTTCAAATCAGATTCCATACGATCCGGTCTGCAGTTTATGTCGGGAACATCACCAGTCAGTAATTTATCGGTAGCCTACAATGCCTCTTAATTTCTCAACTACTGTTTGAAACTTCATTCTTCAACTGTTGAAGCCACGAAGATCGCTTTGTATTATAGCTTGGCATTCCTTCGTTTCTCTTAAGTCATagaatagaccttattcataaatcaAAGCTAATAAATTACTCTTTTGTTTATGAGCTAATCAGACCAACTATTGTCGTTTTAGAGGaatatttcttttgtattttgcccgtgctaacgaggcttgtaggtctaattagcacaaagacaaaagaatattcttttggtcaccatttatgcattcggtctatatTGCATTACGATTGCTTCTTAACGAACGCTTCAAAATATtcttaacttttctttttgtaCTTGCCATATTAAGCCTCATAATTCAGAGTATCAGGGAATGGGTTTAGAAACGAGAGTGAGATTCCTCCAAAATCATCCTTTATCGCCATGAATTATGGTGCGTACCGCTTTTTTTTGCTCGCTGACCGACGTTTATCATGTTGCAATAAGTTATCTTTTAGttaactagtagtaatcatagATTTAAAAAGTGCGTTCGAGTATTGGTAGGTTGGAATAGTAACTTCTGAAGTTTTGCATTGAGAGAAGGcatggtttatttttgttgaagcaGAGACCCTATTTTAGGTCGCTGGTAAAGTTATTGTAagttatattattaacaagagcAGAACATAGTGAACGAAAGTCTACAGTAAAACACATTCTTTATTTGCACACTACTTGGCTGATTTGATTTGCGACCACAACGGGTCAGTTCGATCAAACATCGCGaaccgttcaaaacaaaacacgttCTGGTTGATGTACAGGGTCCAGAAGTGGTACACACtttcctcaggctttgataaattacacctacgaaattttttaacaacataacaaaataacttgccgaccaaacagcaataaagcttgaaccttccaacaaacagcgaagcacgatgcagaataataaagcttgaaccttccaacaaacagcgaagcacgatgcagaataataaagcttgaaccttcccaCACcgacaaacagcgaagcacgaggCAGAATGTTTTTCGCAACGAAAGTGTGACGTCATTTAAAATGGCGCCGAAAAGTTGAACCATGGAACGAAAAAACACGGGTCAGCTTTCGCTTACGTGCACAGGACACCTACACGATAACAGGCCACCCAGaagattaggaagcgttctgtcgaacgcaataagTTACTAATCATCAATCATGTGTTACGTGTGACCAAGATTACGATCTATCGTTCCAATGACTTTTTCATGCTTCTCAGAAGACATATTCTTTCTCTTAAATGAAATATCAGTTCAATCAGTCATAGGATTCCTACTTTAATGCGAAAACAGCATTAGGGATGTAGtttacattaatattaattattcgATCCTGAATAACGTTTTTTCTCTCATTCAacagtttttctgtttttctgaaATATTGTTTACATGATGTAATGGGGGTTTAatgggccattttcaaattcacttcagcctctgTCAAAGAGACTGAAACGTGAAATCTTTGCTATGAACACCggttttcattcatattcaaCGTGGAACTAATTGCTTTAATAGACAAAAAAACTGCGGGGGACGAAGAATATTAATATCGAGGCTGACATTTCCCGAAATTTTAACAATAGAGATTTGTTTAGaatatatttttgcatgttgaggatctgtaaaatacaataaaatctaTCCAGGTGAATAAGTAAGGCAAAGCTACCTGGTTaaacaaaacaacgttgtgTTATCACAATCTAACATGATACACGTCTAGACTCCAAGCATTGTAAGAGTTTGATCGTAGCACGAGTCAAGTTCGAACCCGAGTCAAGTTCGAGTCACGAGTCAAGTTCGAGTCAagttaaattttccttttttttggtacttttgtttttaattgctgTGTGAAAATAATGTACCAGAGGTACGAGGACAGCAAGATTctactgttttttttgtttgtttatttttcactgCCGAGTGCCTCAAGTGCTGCCGATTACGACAGTTTATTCCTGCATAAATTTGGTTCGCAGCTGCTTTTCAAAGAAGTAAACATTCCTCGGCATCCATTAATTTTCCACACAGATTCCTACCTGTATTAATTACACACAACTGAGGCAGAGGTTCCATGTCAACAACAAAACGTGAAAGTTTACATCAAGTACAAAAATCATATCAGTACGCCCTCTTGTTGCATCCACAGGGATCCCAtccaaaagaaataaaaattctaACCCATTCTCTTCACGGCCAAATTGGTGGAGGGCATGTTGTTTGCCTGAGTCATTCTCGGCGTCATTCATTGCATCAGATCGAATAACAATATCCAATGTATCTTTCCTTTGTGTACGATAATATGACGATAATATTTACAGTATAGTCACACGATattattgggaaaaaaaatgtgaaaaaaaattgactcgAACTTGACTCGTGACTCGAACTTGACTCGGGCTCGAACTTGACTCGTGCTACGATCAAACTCAGCATTGTAACaaatagcctgcgagcaggttCACTTGGTACGGAAAACGCGAGCCCGCGAAGCCGGCGAGAAAAATGAGACGCCCCATTCTTCTCGCCAGCTTTGCCGGCTCGCGTTTTCCGTGCCGAGTGACCCTGCTCTCAGGCTATGtaagaaattgaaagaaatgttatatgcagtgcggtgtttgaaatcaaatgaagatatgatcctcgcacttgctggacaatttaagcaatttttttgcttaaattgtccagcaagtgcgaggatcatatcttcatttgattatgTAAGAAATTGTTAGGAAAACTTTTTCCTGTAACCTGAAGAATATTCATAAAAATGTTGCAGCCTCAAATGGCCAAAAAATAAGAATGCTCCCATTTGTTAAACTTGCGTACATTcaatttcaaaaaattgttGGAGAACATCTGAAAACGTATTATTCTGTGGGTATAATCTGAACCCTAATATAGTAATTTTATCGTGATAACATAATATGCTCTCTGTGTTTATGTTCTACAAGTTCCTCTTATTCCTGGTGGCAAATGTAAACCCAATACAAAGATTTAGTTTATCAAGAGAgatgataaaggttgaattaccacggtGAAAGACTTGAAATCCTGATGTTTCAaacgttagccctttgtcattcgctctgacgaagggctaaagctcgaaacgtcagcctttcgCGGTGGTatttctacctttatcaactcgtttggtaaaaccaaattcTTTTTTCACTCTTCCACCCACGCAGAagtacagtttctttagaaactagaaattaatcAACCTAATTCATATCATTGATATGACAATGTGTATTTATGTCTCTCCCAATTGTTTGATCACgtgaccttttcttttctttgtttttttttactcacGATGGGTAACATTGTGACTCTGTAGGAAGAGGGACTAGAAAAATCTGGACTCATGCAGAAAATGTCAAGGTCATGGAGTGCTTTTACAAAAGCAAACTCTCGAGAGATCGTGGCTACATGCAGAGGATGCGCAACTTGTGGATTGAGGAGGGAATGTTTCTTCTCAGCAAAGAACGACTTGCAAGCCAAGCACGATCAATCTTGGAGAggaaattggtcaatgaagacCAATTGAAAGAGATTAAAGACAGGGTTGGTTTTCACGAAGAGGAAGGAAGGCAAGGTCGTCAAGTCCGCTGTGTTATTTGTTAGAGACAATGCAAGGAGTAGACTACGGGCGGGATTCCCTCCTTCACAAggttgaaaaatttgaaatcgtttgtttctttgtttgtttttttcttgaaaaagtgtgaaatataaaataataacaaacgttgaatgtGTGAAAGCTTCTGTAAAttacctattgctcgagtctcgacttttcgaagcTTCCGAGAACTCCAACCAAAAGGCTTTTCCACTTCACTTAGTCAACGCAATTTCTCGAAATaagtacagtgaaaccccgctttaacgaaccccgctataacgaagaccccgttataacgaacaacatttgaaagcccggcagaatttcagtaaaatatatggaaacaaaccccgctataacgaaccccgctataacgaaatccccgctataacgaattgattttgacggttccaatgcacaatttaccctgctataacgaatattttatcctttcgct
This window of the Acropora muricata isolate sample 2 chromosome 14, ASM3666990v1, whole genome shotgun sequence genome carries:
- the LOC136899002 gene encoding uncharacterized protein; the encoded protein is MFSKKNMLAASLMLCLDDVLDEEQVISIFGDLTRKNPPFPYWKFETIDVQLSDMSEAEVRAEFRFAPSEIDLLRQALRIPQKFTCPNGTVASGEEGLLMLLKRFAYPCRLSDMVPRFGRSVPEISLILTEVTKHVVETQGHLLKDLNQPWLQPHHLEEFALVIHQKGAALDNCWGFVDGTVRPICRPGEHQRLMFNGHKRVHGLKFQSVVAPNGMIANLFGPVEGKRHDSAMLRMSGLLGQLEQYSFNQTGRPLCIYGDPAYPLRVHLQVPFKRGHLRADEEAFNSSMSTVRSAVEWVFNDITSYFSFLDFKRNLKIGLSPVGTMYSACALLRNAHTCFYGSSTSTHFDLEPPTIQEYFQF